The Macrobrachium rosenbergii isolate ZJJX-2024 chromosome 12, ASM4041242v1, whole genome shotgun sequence region TTCAACACCCAAAATAGGGACGATGCCAGTCGTAGAAAAATTTCACCATGTTTAATTTCATCAGTTACGAAGctcttggtgtgtgtgtgagagagagagagagagagagagagagagagagagacaattctcTATATGCCTCCATCCCTTCCTTTCCTCCCAACCAAAGGAACTGCCATTGGCAATCTCTACCACCAACGTTACGCCATTAGAGTATAATGCGTTCTAAGTTATGTGCAATACTACGACCTAATTAGACTACACTGCAAGTTCGACTGGCAAAGTGCAGCGCAGAGTACgttcatgtgtatgtgtgggaGAGCTTCTAACGCTGAGATATCCCTATCTTCATTAAGGGCCTGTGaggttttagttatttattttaatgtggtttatgtttttttttttatttagggcgATGATTATAAGAGCcgaaaattcgtttttttttttcctctgtgtatTCTGTTATTCATGCAGTTAAAGACGACTAGAGGTAAAAAGCTGATTTGCTTTGAGATAACATCGAAACAATTAAATAACAGAGACACATTTTCTTCCAGGCACTCCTTTTTAATTCTCTTGGCGAAAGCATAGACGGGAGCTAGAAATCTGTTTTAGGCAGTTTGGCAAAATCAGGTTCGACTCCGCGGTAGGTATTCAGGAACACCCAGAGCGCTTTTTAAGTTCAAATTTTTCAGAATCGATTCGATGACAAATAAAGCGTCAGTAAGAGAAcaccatgaaaaataaagacaacttTTGGGGACAAATTACAGTAAGAACTCTAACCTCCTTGCGTCGCTGTACTAAACCCATAGCCGTGGATCAGTTAAAATTTTAACTTGGCCAAAAGCGTTATATTACCAACAGGCAACGTTTCTGCTTTATGAGATGTAGTTTCTGGTTGCCGATAAGCGGTTTCTTGGGATTTACTTCCATGCTATTAGCAAGATTTGGGATCTTATCCGAGCTGCGAAAAAAGGGACGCCGAGGAATCTATACCCAAGGGGCTAGAATACAATGCTTTTGGGTTTGTTTGCATGCCACTGACAAACCAGGAATTTTGGTCATTAATGCCAGATGAGCAACAAGTAATCATTTGGGCTTTAATCCTCGACGAATATAAACTGATAATTTAGGGCTTGTGGATACTTCGTGGCAAACAAACGATCATTTTCAGCTTACTTTGATGTGACGAACAATCTGAATTTACTCAGGGGAAGATTGGGGCTGCAACAGTGGGTATATTACATACTACCAATcaggaactggaatataagatttaggccaaaggccaagcactgggacctgtgaggtcattcagcactgaaagaggaATCTAGAGAAGTctagagtaagaaggttttaatggtgtaacaggaggaaaacgtcgcggttgcattatgaaacaattgttaggagagggtggaaagtagtcaaaggaatgaaaagggtggcaggtagggacgctgcaaagaaccttaggtaatgcctacagtgcacagcgtgaggtgcactaacagcactagccccctacagggACTACCATTTACGGTTTTAATTTTGCTGGGTAAGAAGCTATAATTTTGCGATTAGGATTTAATCCTAGATGTCTTGGATGCACATTCTTAAGGTTTAGAGAATTCCTGGGTGGCTAAAACTGGACCATTTGGGACTGAATTCTAAATTTGGGGTTTAATGCTTTGCAGCTGATATTCTACAACTTTAGGAGGAATTCAGGATTCCCTTTAAGTCTAgtattctctttttcctttattttcagatAGAATATCATTTTAGAGTCATGAGTTTGTGTCCAGTAAAATGCAAAGTATccgtaaagaaaaattttttttttttttttttgtattttgcaaaacTCAGTTATTCGGAAAATCGACATGGATATCAATATTTTCTACCTATCACCTTTAGATCAAAATGATGAATCAACAGATATCAAGGTATATTTCATAATTACACTTTAATATCTTATTTCTTTGTattatctttgaaaatttttttctgagaatttAAACATTGCGACCAGAACATTTTAATTCCCGATAAAAAAAGTTCTTGCTTGTTCACCGGTTGTAAACTgttttttcttgtacttttaaAGTTAGCAAGGACTGAAAAGGGTTACGTCTTAACAAAGACTTATATACTTGTGCATATACTTAAGCACCTATTGCTAGTGATTAAAAATTAAGAACCTGCCTTTAGGTTGTGCTTTGTTCTTAAAAGGTCcaggaaaattttttaatcacttaatcagtcaataaatcaaacaatcaatatatatatacatatatatatatatatatatatatatatatatatatatatatatatatatatatatatatatatatatatatatatatatatatatatacatctatatacatatattccaccATGCAGCATTTCTCCTTAAGAGTGGATGCCACCAGGTGTTAGCTTCCCATTCTTAGTGATTAAAAATAGCATTACAATTACTATtccgtgcatttttttttacccctgctGCTGCCACAGCAGTTCTTTGACTACCCGTATATAATCCACTGATTGGGTCGCAGAAACCCAATGGGTGAGAGAGCTCATGCACCCTTCCTTTCCCGTGAGACGAACTTGGGTCCCATCACATAGCAAACTAAAGCACCGGTAATTATACCACGAGgcttataaatacatacatacatacatacatatatatatatatatatatatatatatatatatatatatactgattgatttattgactaattatatatacatgtatatatacatacacatacgtgtacatataccgggtgtttcgaaattagagcccccccctccacagaacaaatggaaagttatgaagttttctgctatagcctatctccaagtacattattttaagtttctattaagctatttttcattttacatttcttgtattttcagactgagtgacggagttagatacagccatggctaacgactcggaggaaatcagatggattgaccgaatccgggctataaccttcagagaggccagggatgctggcgcatccttcatttcacgttcctggtaactaaatacattaaaagagatgaatcctttactggaacaaaaatccatatgactgtcatcacgaaaagagtgagaatcttggaaggcgtgaagtcctttctcaggagtcagaagacatcatagctgaggcagtgggtagaccaagaaagtctttacgtaaattggcgcttgaaccagaaacaaaatgggcaaagaagagaagttatagtgctgtatatcgtgagttgaaaaaatctggtatcaagccatttcatgttatcagcaagcccaacatcactcagcaacagagagaagaccgtgcatggttttgtggttcatttcttaaagattgggatgaagctgactttctccatgttgctgcatcagatgaattcttcatttacacagtcaggaagctaaatcataaaaatgacatcatttgggccgCAAAGTTGGacgatatcagcgatgacgtgcgctatcgccaagttgtgaaatttcctgaatgtttgggaatttttctctgtttcacagccaaacggttaatgtggatcatcaaagaaaaaggacagtcatggaatggcgaatacttcagagaaactgcttactgggggagtatttcctttcctcaaagatcctgaaaatgtgttatctgttgaagaagtcacatttttgcatgataaggcaccatgtttcaaggctcttcagacacaggagctgcttcgaaatagcggtatcgatttcttctcgtcaagtgaatttccaggtagctcccctgaccttaatgtgtgtgaaaacattggtagtatcttaagggatcgtgttgaagtgcgcacagtgaactataatggtataccaagcctcgacgacctgcgaagagaggtgaccaaagtgctcaggaaaatggagtttgagtcccagcttttttgcgatttgctgaaatcatacccctcaagaatgcaggctgtggtacaggcagatggaggccacacaaaatattaaatactcagagaaacttaaataaatatctgttctgaattacttttgtttttgtccatatcaattttagtttatgctgtaggggcctctaatttcgaaacccTGTACATATGggtattatattatatgttacaTCTGCGCCCCAACCGGGATTCTGAACCTACTTCCCGTTGCTGGTAAGAACACTATGAagcctgcaatatatatatatatatatatatatatatatatatatatatatatatatatatatatatatatatatatatatatatatatatatatagtatatatatatatggatagatagatagatatgtgcgTGTGAGtttgtatcaaaataaaaactatgaaaacactgatttaatttttttcatttcatcgtTCGATAATCGTATATTCCAATATTCCATCATTTTTTCTTCCCGTGGTAATTGAACTGATGCGGCACTGAAAAAGTATCGACCTGTAAATCATGAATATCTCAGAAGATTTTCTCGTGGTCCCCTGATGATGTATTTTCGCTGCGGAGGCCGCTCTTCAAATAATGAGAACCTCAGCGATGCACTTgcattatttctttgtaataggaaaaacaacaacagcaagaaaaACAACTAACGATTTTAATTGGACCTATTACTGTTCTCCTTCAACCCCCTCAATCATTACTAATATTATAAGCAGTATCagttgtagtagtaataataataataggggtgTTGGCAGAAGTACATTGCTTGGGTTACATATTTGGTTGAAGTTTAATTaaactaatattaaaataaaagaataaaaggtctAAAACATCTTGGCTTTGAATAGGACGATATTGACATCGTATAGGAGGTATTGGCCTTTATTTTACATCAATCTATTTACTAATTCATGGCAcgtcacctttttagttttctgaaaagaaaactatgtgccggccttgtctgtccgtccgcattttatttgTCCgcctttttttgtccgccctcggatcttaaaaactactgaggctagagggctgcaaattggtatgttgaccacccaccctccaatcatctaacataccaaattacagccttctagcctcagttgtttttattttatttaaggttaaggtaaccataatcatgcatctggcaacggtataggccattccaccaccggccagtggttaaagtttcatgagccgcggctcatacagcattataccaagaccaccgagagatagagctgttttcggtggccttgattatacgatgtacagaaaacccgactgcgccgaaaaaaacttcggcgtattttatacttgtttatatttttaacttaccCCCAAGTTACcatgataaaatctacattgtgCACTAGAATGAAGTGACTGTGGTTAGCCTTTACGTCAAAACTACCTTAGGTCACTTTTATTAAATACAGGCACAATTGCACAAACTCTGAAAATCATTAACTCAAGGACTAGTTTCCCGTCGTTCATCAGTGTCTTGAAATTAaattgctctctccctctctcccgtgCTGTTGTTGAATGGCTTTGATGTTAATTCTGTCTCCTTACCCATTCCCAATGGTTCCCTCAGGGATTACACTGTTGTATTAGGACAATTATCCTAATGTCCTTCCCCCTCTTTCCTGTCCACCTCCGAGAGGCTCTTGCCTGTAACCAATGCTGTTATCAACGTTGGTCTGGAGTCTCAGTTTCCACATTCAAAGAAGCTAGAAGTCAAGAGTGCTGGAGTTTACTTCCAGCTCTTGAATGATGATTTTTACAGTGTCTTCTTTATAATTAATCAGCAAATTTCATTCATCACTAGTTGAAACTAAACTTATTAGCTGTCACATAATTTCTTCACTCTAAATGGAACCACAATGTCATTCTAGTTAGTCAATACTGGCGTTTACTTCCAGCTCTTGAATGGTGATTTTTACGGTGTCTTCTTTATAATTAATCAGCAAAtttcattcatcaccagttaAAACTAAACTGCTTATTAGCTGTCACACAATTTCTTCGTTCCAAATGGAACCACAGTTTCATTATAGTCAGTTAAACcagtttctttctttaaacaTAAACAAGAATTTCCTTCATCAGAATTAAACTACAATCTCATTCTTCACAGCTCATCCGTCACTTCATTCTTCAGACTCAAACAACCTTCTACTTCTAATTCCACTGCTTAGAATTTAACGACAATCTGATTCTAATTTCATTCTTTGGAGTTAAACCACAAAATAATTCTTCACTTATAGATTAAAATCTTATTCCGAAATCTGGAACCACAATATCGACCTTCACAGTTAGACGCCACGTTCAATCAGTAATCAGTGATGCAAGATTTAAAACTACTTTAAGAAGTGTCTGTGGACATTGCTTTCAAAACCGACTGATAAATTTCCTACAATGACTGGTCTTCTTAATAGTTCCCTAACATATGAAGACttccaaatgaagaaaaattattaaaatcaacaAGGGTTGCTAAATTTTAAGATGCATTTTTAATATGCCTTGCCAATTCTGAAAGTAAACTACATAAAAACTACACCAAAACGTAAGGATAATGACAAGTTTCATTAAAATTCCTTACCAATTATGAAAGTAAACTACATAAAAAACctgaataattgtaaaaaaaaaaaaaaattacagtgatcATAAGATAATGACAATGTGCTTATGTGACCATGAGCCTGGAATTCAAAATCTAATAAACTCATGATACAAGTAGAAAATCTTCATTTCGCGTATAGCCAGACAATACATACTACATCTTTCGTTCAAACGTCTGTACGTATCTTGAAAGCACGGGAGCATTTCCACGTAAAAATACTGACTTATGAGTGAAAATATGTTAGCTACTTTAAGAAACCAATTTTCTTTACTGCTCAGTTCCTACAAAGTTAATGTAATAGATTACGGTAGGGGTCATCGGGCATGACCTTTGCTCCTTTACTGTAACTCCTAGCAGGCCACCACCACGAAAGGCAAAAGgcactcgcatatatatatatatatatatatatatatatatatatatatatatatatatatatatatatatatatatatatatatatatatatatatatatatgtatatatatatatatatatatatatatatatatatatatacatattttatgtatgtatatatacacacacacacacacacatatgtacacatatatatatatatatatatatatatatatatatatatatatatatatatatatatatatatatatacatacatactgtatattatattaatttccttggctgcctttctgtctaTGTGTGTGGCTGCGAGTCTGTGTGtgtccctctcctccccttccccttccccctctgctcccctttccccttcccctcccatccactccccctttcctcccctccccttcccctcccctaatgCAGgaggttcatagttaccacatgaggttaattaaacacttcataaattctaaagggcaagcaagttatatttataagacgttttcactactccaggatcctttgaagtcgtcttcagctcctgaagcattcctggagaaacgcccatggaatataacgtcttcttgaagccttaaagactccaggatcatgtgaagccgtcttcagctggaTAACCGTCCACTAGAttacaaagtcttcttgaagacgtctcacgactccaggatcctgtgaagccatattcagctcctgaagaactcctggataaacacccattggattatcaaAGCTTCCTGAAGAATCTTCAAGAATCCATCTTCGTCCTCTTCTGCTGCAGCCTCACGAATCtcgaagtgtgcattcaaacaaacaaacaaacgtttcatggAGAAATATAATCTATATTTGGAATCATACCGCCCAgaaatccaatgggcgtttctccaggaatgcttcaggagctgaaaaCGTTTTCAAGAAGAAGTTATAATCCAGTGGGAGGTTCTCAAGCTGAAGAAGGCatcacatgatcctggagtctttaagacttcaataagacgttataatccaatggcatttctccaggaatgcttcaggagctgaagacaacttcaaaggatcctggaggcGTGAAGGCGTCATATCTATCttcaattatattaatttccttggctgcctttctgtgtgtgtgcgtgtgtgtgtgtgtgtgtatgtgtgtgtgtgttctgggcAGAGTTTTTATCTTTCACAACTTTTGCGGCACTGACTGTTTTGATACtgtctttttcatgttttctgacTTCTACTTTCAGTCTTCCATAAAAAAcatttggcttatatatatatatcatatatatatacaaaacagataagtaggtaggtagatatagttatatatacatatatctatgataaatagatgatagatagatatataatagatagatagataggcagaaagatggatatatacacacacacacacacacacatatatatatatacatatatgtgtgtatatatatatatatatatatatatatatatatatatatatatatatatatatatatatatattagatagatgaacagaaagatagatagataagtagatagatagatggatatgttagacagacagttagatagatagatagatgtatagaaatataagatataaacagtatatatagagatatatatataaatgctgtagatagatatagaaatataaaatataaatgtatatataagattatatatatatatatatatatatatatatatatatatattatatatatatattgtattatatatacatatatatatatatatatatatatatatatatatatatatatattatatatatatatatatatatatatatatatatatatatatatgtatacttttatattttatatttctgtatctatctacagcatttatatatatatatatacacacacacacacacacacacacacacacacacacatatatatatatatatgtatatatatatatatatatatatatatatatatatatatatatatatatatatatatatatactgtatatatcttatatttctatacatctatctatctatctaactgtctgtctaacatatccatctatctacctacttatctatctatctttcttttcatctatctaatatgtatatatatatatatatatatatatatatatatatatatatatatatatatatatatatatatatatatatatatatatatacatacatacatacacatatatatatatgtatgtatatatccatctttctgcctatctatctatctattatatatctatctaccatCTATCTATCATAGATATATCTACCTACCTACTAcctatctgttttatatatatatatattttatatatatatatatatatatatatatatatatatatatatatatgtatatatatatatctatatatacatacatatatatatatatatatatatatatatatatatatatatatatatatatatatatatatatatatatatataagccaaagTTTTTACTCtgtcacctagagagagagagagagagagagagagagagagagagagagagagagagagagagaaagagagagagagatttggtacaATAATGGGTAACCCAGAGGCAGTTGATATGCAAGTGATGTAGATGGTCGGGATCAAGAGTTAAGTTAATGAtgtgaagatgataatgatgagtcTCCTCGGTTGCTTGTCACTTTTATGAATGTGGGAATGCGTCAATTgggaaaaattttgaatttttctagaggaagttttttgaaattctgaaaaacgCAGAGAGGAAAATACGATTgggaggtgaatataagctgaagagaGGTTTCTGTCGGTACAGACTCCGAGATGGATCTACAACATGTGTTGCCTTGTTTCAGCCTAGCAGTAATGTTTATTGCACTACTCCTCAGTGGAGCCTCATCGAAATCCCCCAAAATGGACTCAGGTCTGGAAACCGTCTGTGGAATCAAGAATCTTCTGCTGGTTGCTGTCGTTGGATTGGTTGTCGCTGGAACATGACACATAATGGACTACAGTAAGAAACAGGAAATCCAAGATGATGATGGGAAAATTCGAGAAGTTTGcctcgagagagaagagaggaagaatgtgACCCTGTTGAATGTCACCTTAATGAAAGAGTTGATGacctagaaaatatttttcaagaaaacagaAAGGTGCTGGAAAAAGGAATGGGGAGATTCAGGCGACCACAGCACTGTTCAACAAGCAGAGGATGGAACAGCAAGCCTTCAAGGACAAGGTCCGTTTGCTGGAGATATAAAAGCAACTGATGCAGAAGGAGATGGCGTCGTAGGAAAATGCAAGACATATGCTGGAAGACGAGATCGCCAAAATGAAAGCCGAAACTCAGCAACTGGCTAAGAATGGCGTCGCTGTTCAAGACCTAATTGATACCCTGAACAACACAGTAATGAGCCAAGATCAGCTGTCAACTTCGTCAACGAGAGGAAGCAGGATCAGTTGTCAACTTCATCAACAAAAGGAAGCAGCAGGGCAGCTGGAGATGAGAGATGAAAAGCTGCGAATGACCAAACGAACCCAAGACCTGGAAGGCGCACTCATCTGTTGTAAGGCTGAGAAGGACCTCCAGCTACAAGTTCGAGAACTGCAGGAACAAGCTGGGAAGCTGTCGAGAGGAAATGGCTCCCTCCGGTGTCAGCTACAGGAGAAGGACATGAGACTACGTCAGCAGGATgatttactgagagagaaagaCCGCCGACTGGAGGAGATGACGAGGCAGGCCAGCAGCCTGGACGAGAAGAAGAATGGTTTGGAGGGCGAGCTGCGGAATCTGCAGGCGAAGAATGAGACCCTGCAACGGGACTTGGACGACTTCCAGATGAGGAAGCAGCACCTGGGAAAAGCCAACGACGGACTGCTGAAGAAGCTCTCGGTTCTGACGCGCTGGCACGAGAAGGTGGCAGCTGGCTTCCATCAGACGGAAAGGGAATTGGGGTGAATCTCTGAGATGTCGAACAGGAATTTTTGATGATGCCAAAGGAACAATGATGTTATTTACTCAAAGgacttcattcattacttgtgtttagtttcatgtatcaatattcatgatattttgtTAGTCTCTAacaaaatatcatgaatattggcccaaaagcccccaaggctcaccagtctcttgagggcagccttgaagggaacgGTCTGACCCAGAGACTGCTTTCTCAGAagaaggcagatatcctgccaggctggagaagcaggcctggagagggcccgaagaacttcaaggatgagaagggtccgacccaggggCTGCTTCCTAGGCGGAATGCAGGTATCCTGGCAGGCTTGAAAAGGGGGCCTggtgagggcacccttgaaggggagtgtcctctccagaagaggaaggcaggattccttggaaaatctgataagaaaatcattgcagcttgattCCCCATTAACAGAAtgctctttattactttatttctgatCTCCAgatgatcaaaataatttttttaaatttttgtattgtgcTCCGCATCACTTAGTTTGTATCAAAATTCTCCCATGCTACGAATTCATTCAAGGGAAAGTGTATCTCTTATTATTGCACCAGTCTCTGTGTAGCACTTTGCAATGGTTCAGTGCCCCAGCCTTGGGAACttgagaaatcgtttcttctcagagttcacTGATGAAGAGGGAAATTATCAACCTTTCTGGGATCTtggagaggatattttgaagttcgtggaggaagctggttttctttaaaatttataacgtattgtcaatttatttttacattttatcaatttcttg contains the following coding sequences:
- the LOC136844180 gene encoding golgin subfamily A member 8B-like, with the translated sequence MLEDEIAKMKAETQQLAKNGVAVQDLIDTLNNTVMSQDQLSTSSTRGSRISCQLHQQKEAAGQLEMRDEKLRMTKRTQDLEGALICCKAEKDLQLQVRELQEQAGKLSRGNGSLRCQLQEKDMRLRQQDDLLREKDRRLEEMTRQASSLDEKKNGLEGELRNLQAKNETLQRDLDDFQMRKQHLGKANDGLLKKLSVLTRWHEKVAAGFHQTERELG